CAAGTTTCAATTGGCAATTTAGGGATTTTGAACAAGTCTCTGGCCCCAAATTACCTTACTTTTATTGCCCTCAACcagtccaaataattacatcatattaaaatttgtttaattttttttcagttacatcataggaactctatgtgatactaagtcactcatgtattttatcatgcaatgtataaagtataaaatattgtaataattcaatatatataaatgattatggtgtgtttaaacttctttcattaattactacatactttttacattcacaatgtttgtcaactcgttatataatcaacttaaatcagttaaatccatcatgcaatgcatttccttccaattttttgtgataaactaatagataattaactaaataaacatcatgcaaagtttcaataaaaatttccaagtttttcttacaatttctgtggtttttattcaatttttatcgatatcgataatatcctgatattttcatcgatatttccgtgtttttgaactaccgatatttccgatatcatcgatattttataccttgggcAGAATGCATTGGAATTTGTGAGCTTAAGATAAGTCAAGTACGTCGTCTCGAGAAACCCAATGCCTCTGAGCCCTGCGTAGAGTTTGTAGGTCAAGTCACTCGAAGAAGACGGAGTCAACGACGCCGTTTCGAATTCCGAGTCGTTGGCGTTTTGATTTGGTTCTGTAGACGAGCATGTTATGGGAAGAAGCAGAGATCTCTGACCCCAATTCAGAGATTTATGGAGGAGCGGGAATCTTCCGTGGGTCGACGGAGACCGGCGCAACGACGAGAACGGAGGAGATGTTGGGCTCGCGAACGCCAAAGTCGCCATTTCTGCTCTCACATTCCACCTGAAAAATCAACAGAGATTCGCGGTGATTAATATGGGCTGGCTGGGCCCAAGTAACTTCTCTATGGCCCAACCCAAATTTCCCAACGGTCTATTTTGGCTGGTGATGAAACGGTTTTGGGGTttactgtttatatttatggGAAGCCTTTAGTcccaaattaaaatataaaagaaagaaattagTCGTTAGATCCACATCACATCAAACTTTAATGATTCAAACAGTCTatttttcaaaatcatgttATTTTCATCATAGAAGAAGATTTCTCGAGATAATAAGGAACAAAGGTACGGAATTACTATTTGTACGTTTGTCTATCTCTATCTCTCACTAATTAACCTAATTACGTGATGAGAGAATAAAGAGAATGAATACAGTGTTGGCTATCCAAGAATCTCCTCACCACAGAATTTACATTTTAAAAATGCTTTTTGTAGACAATCAAAACATGTGAACTATCTAGTtaggcaaaagaaaatgataactAAATACTTCTATTTAATTATGATCATCATATTGaataaatccaataaaaaaaCGGAGATAATTAAATAAGAGTGTATGTGATTCTCATGCTTCTTATGATATTGAAATTTGTACGTAAAATGTTACGGATTCATAAAACGTATATTGCCACACTGTGAATAAGTTCGTCTATCAGCCACCTCTTAGTTTTATAATATCTCTCTTTCCAATGTTACAAGAAGTCATAGATGTGTATTCTTAGatttttatacaaaattttAATAGTCAATCAATTTAAAACTTTTATAATGCACCAGATTATAGTGGATGCCTGAATTTACATACTTGAATTTCGAAAGTCAAAATTTAGTCTTTAAAATGCCAGTgcaccaaatttgcaaattaagagCAGCTACTAGACTGGGCTCCAGGGGATCCGGACATCCCCACCAGGCCCGAATCACCTGGCCCAGTGCGTAGATGGTATGACATCAAGATGACATCAGCCATGATtaataataccaaaaaaaaaaaaatctaactcaTTTTTCTACAAATACTCAACCATGTTcgtccaccttacaccacatttcaatattctCAATTACTTTCAAccaatcttttattattatttgaaattacaaatataattatcctttattattttataaaaaaattaataataatattttaataccaaTAGTCTAGGTTATTCAGTTTAAGTGTAAAAATGCACTTGAGCAGTTAGTGTTTACTTTAGGGTAGGGATGGGTAACGGTTATGGCGGGCAGGTAACCACGGTTATTTACTTATAATCGTTTAAGCTcttacccgcataaccgtttacccgttgggtattTACATAAACGggtatacccatacccatagccgtttataaacggttaatcatacccataaccgcatacccgTTTATTCGTTTTTAACCCGTTTACTCTTTTTTTACCTGTCTacgtttttttaacaacttgaaaattaaaaagaaatttgtcataattttctttttctaacaattaaatacCGTTATAAGTATATTTAACATGTATTTTTGTATTAACGGCaatattatttatgaatatatGTGATGTCTCCCAATTATTTGAAGGTCAATCTATTACAAAAATCATGCATGGTTGTAGGTTAATTAATATtcttgtgtatatatatatatgtgtgtgtgtgtgtgtatgtctgTATGTAAGTACCCAATTTTAGCCAAGAATGCAAAGTTGAAACATTGTAAGtccttgtgtgtgtgtgtatgtatgtatgtctgTATGTAAGTACCCAATTTTAGCCAAGAATGCAAAGTTGAAACATTGTAAGTCCTTGAACCCCAATTAGCCCCCCGCCTTactcttcttcaatttttcccATGCAATCCAAGGCATTCCAACATTTTTTATTTCCCCTCCACCAGAATCTCACTATGTCCCGCTCCATCTCTTTGCACGTACTCACTGGAAGCTTAAAACAAGACATCGCATAGCTTGGCATAGCCATTGCAACTGCCTTAATTAACACCTCCTTACCCGCTTGCGACAAATATTGCTCTGCCCATCCATTAAACCGTGCATCCATACCCTTCCGAACTTCTTCGAACACCAAATGCTTGGAATGCCCAAAATCCGCAAGCAATCCCAAGTACTTCCCAAAACCATCCCTATCTTGAGTATTAGTACATTGCCCAATTGTCTTCCTTTGCCATGTAGAACAATTAGCTCCAAAAAAATAAGGAGCTTTTCTCCCGATTAATAAATTGCCCGGAACCATCCACATAACAATCAAACACCTCTAGTACTCTCCGAATCCTGTACTCTCGACAAAAAATCACCGAATCATCCGCAAAAAATAGATGTGAGATAGACACACCCCCCAGGGCAACCTGCATACCGTGGAGCACTCCAATTTCTTCGGGATACTAAACTTAGctagaaactttttttttcttaggtttacatatattaaaataaacggttaaatgggtacccgtttataaccacgggtaatacccataaccgtctatttaaatttcacgggtaaacggttatacccataaccgtttatttatttaaacggtgatccataaccgtaaccgtgaaatttaaatgagcGGGTAACCGCAATTatccataaccaatgggtatttgcccatccctactttAGGGAAActtttaggggtggacttgcctATAGCCTAGGGGGACTTTTAGGGGTAGAGTTGctctaaatgatgtgtcactgataagaaataagcacgttaatcaacacttgataatccaatcatcaacttccatatcatttagtttaaaaaaacctggtttacaaatttagtctaacATTAGCTGGGAATAATCtcaagggtaatgctagggtaACCAAAATTATAAACCAAATTTGGAAATCAAATGATATGTCACTAATAGGaaataaacacattaatcaacgcttaagtaataattcaatcatcgataaccacatcatttagtttaaaaGATTTGATCTCTCTAGTATTATCCTAATAACTCCCAAAACACAGAATCTTGTCAGCAGTCTCATCCACCACCAGGTGTACATACATGTAAAAACGAGCAAAGGTTGAAACTTATCCATGCAAAAGTATGTGTGCCTCATTTTTGAGTCTATCTGAATACCAAAACAACAGCTAAGACTTCAATAATTAGAAATATGATGGCGATTTCTCTGACATGACACCCCCATTAATCCTCCCTCACAACCATTTTCCAAAATTGCTCTGATAAAACTGCAAAGCTGCATTGCAATCTGCAAATCTCAGATACCAAAAACCTAAATAATTAGAAATATGATGGCGGTTTCGTCTATGTCATCCTCCTCTTGCTTTACTAGCTCTGCTGCAATTCGATATCCTTCACTTCTTTCTCACAAAAATCTCATCCACAAatcttcattttctctaaaCGGGAAGAGACTTGGCACTGGATTCCAAAACAACTTCAACTTCTGGtaagtagaagaaaaaaaaaacccaacaaaactagaaaaataaaattatttttaattatgtaAGTATAATATTGTTAGGTAACAAATTTCAGACTTGTGCTTTCTCGCACCCCTCGCCTTTTGTTAATGTCTCTTGATTCTTCTTTGATTATTCGATCCAAATGCGAGAAAAAAATGGATGGCGCGAGTGCATGGGGAGAAAAATGGGAGTAGGAAAATCATTACTTCCAGATTGTTATTGTGGTTTTTCACTAACTGGATCTTATTTGGTAACTGGGAAAGTGTTAAAGTTTCTCAGAAGAGGAATTTGGAGGCCGTTGGAGTTCCAACTTCGGTGCCAGTTCGTGTGGCTCACGAGCTTCTTCAAGCTGGACACAAATATTTGGATGTCAGGTAActtctctgttttctttttaagcctatttaatttttttgtattaaGTTAAGCACTTTGTTAATCTTTGATTAACATTTTGTTTAActgttcttttttttatttttgtgtaggACTCCTGGGGAGTTTAGTGCAGGGCATGCACCTGGGGCTGTTAACATCCCTTACTTGTACAAAGTTGGCTCAGGTTCAGTATTTTCTCCACTCTCCACCCCTTTTTCCTCCActattttgttaaattatttttcagaaTTATAATCACCAAAAAGAGTGGCTCAAGAACCACATTTTATTAAACAACTgcagaaaaattaattaattaacattgtTTTTTCTTGCCCTAGTTGAGTAACATTGAAAATTTGCAATCTtcgttgcaaaaaaaaaaaaaaaaaaaaagaaaaaaaaaaaaaggaatctgAATTGTGCTTTGGAATCCTTTAGACCGTCATATATGACTGTTGCATCCATAACATTTACATCTAGCCGTAATTTTAACAATGTATTTAGTAGAAAAATTCACAGTTTTTGTGTCTTTTTTacaatgtattaaaagcgtgaggcgTGGGCGAGGCGTTCGAGGGATAGCTTCGCCTCACGGgacataaattttttaatatatacactgagcgtacacatatattacattaaaaaaaattattaatcaataatcaccttgagcacacacatatattataaatacatatacacacatatatatacatatattatattatatatatatatatattatataatagaGGATGAAAAGCACAATGAGCACACATATAACAATGCACGTAGACAACAcacacatccattatataaaaaaataaaaatcagaagAAAAGGCAGAGAGATGATAGTGCAAGGAAGAGGTATGAGGCAGTTAAAACCCTACCTAAACTTTGGGTTTGggagtaaaaagaaaaaaaaaaaaaaaaaactcccctGAGGTGTGCCTAGGCAGCTCCAGTGACACCTTATGTTGCCTTCCGCCCACTCCCTCAAAACAGAGGCGGCAACCCTCAAGCCTAGCCTCACAGGGTGCCTAGGCAAGCCCTGAGGcgagccttttaaaacattgcttTTTTATTATAGTTTGAAATTGAACCATAGGGGTCATCTCCCATATTTAGGCAAAAATTTTGGTCCTACTAGAAATTGTAGTGACATTATGGTGAgaaaagtttatttttatttttcgaaCTCGAACGATCAGGGAATTCGAATAAAGATGTTGTTTGACAAGGTTTGGCATGTTTTGTGTTATAATGGTATAGTAAAACATTTTGGCAATGTTGTTCTATGCAGGGATGTCAAAGAACCCAGAATTTCTAAAAGAAGTGTCATCACGTTTCAGAAAACATGATGAGATTATAGTTGTGAGTCCAATTACTCAAAATGTTTTACTcctaatttcttcttcttttttctttcaatagtTTTTTTGTAAATTTCTGTCGTGGTTAAGCTTTGATCTTATGCCTTTCCACAGGGATGCCAGCTTGGGAAAAGGTCGATGATGGCTGCAACTGATCTTGTAGCCGCTGTAAGCACATTACCCTTACTTACCTTTCACTGCTTTTTTACTTTATCTCTAAGTAAGTGGTTGATGAAGATGAAAAATGTGCATCGCATTTTGGTTGAACGTCATTGTCAAATAGGTTGCATAACTTGTATTGCCGATTAAAATTCCGAAAAGAATTTATCCAAAGCCAGAATGTGTGTTTTAGACATGTTTTGTTTCAGTAATCGGTACTTAACGTTAGTAAGAAACACTTCGAGGATCCAattatagaaagagaaagaaaaactcTTACCTATCAATTATTAACGTCGGTGAAATAATAGTGTAGTGAAATAACAGCTCGATCCAATTGTTAATGTTGGTGAAAAAATAGCTCAAGAATAAAGTTAGAAGACAAAATCCCTCAACTAACAATTAAACTAATGATCGGTGCAATCTTTGTTCGGGCAACCAGGTCCTTTTCCTTATTCAGAACGGTGCTTCAAGTGTTTTTGGCTAATTAAGGGAGTTACAAGGGACTTATCTGCGAAGAGTCCCCTTGGAATTGGTATCCTTGCAATCAAAGAATTGATAAAAACTGACCAGAGCTTTGTTCTTTGATCTTCTTTTTGCAGGGTTTCACTGGCATTACAGATATAGCTGGTGGGTATGCTGTTTGGACACAGACTGGACTTCCAACAGAGATATGAAATGTGATTGTTTCTTgccaaagggagagagagagagagagagagagagagagagagagaggactttGGAACCAAAGGTTATGGTGcaggaaaaataaaaactcagaTAAAGTGGCAGTAGAGCCCTGCGGAAGCATAGAAACTTGGTTCCAAAGAATATTATTGTAAAAAAGTGGCAACAGGAAAAAATCATGTAAAAGCAAAATTAGTAAATAAATTAAGCTATCACAACCACAAAGTTGGCATCCAATATTATAGTCGCTTACTAATCGACGCTCTAttaaattgaaactattttagtTCTTGACTTTTAAGAGCGTTGTTTgttataatttatatttaaattattcTAATTCTTGACTTTTAGTTTTACCTATTTATATTgcatatgaaataaaaaaatatatactcATGTCACGTTAAAATCAAtaatctaacaaaaaaaaaagcggAAACTGTTTGTTGTTCATCTGATTCTCATCCTCTTAATCCTTCACTATTTATGATTTCCCCCTGTTTCGTTTAAGTAAACATGTCATAAAACTCGAACCAATCAATCTCGAAGCTTGAAAAACCGACATGTCGTTTTCTAATTGAAAAAAGATGGAGGTTGTATTTTAGTAGTTTTCAACCTATTATTTATGTGTGAGACTCTGGGTTGGTTTGAGACTTCAGCGTAGGATTCATCCCACCACGTTCTCCGTCTCAGACAAGCAGAAatcatctctctctcaacaTGGTGGCCACATCTCCTTCCTTTACGTCACCGTTTCAATTTGCTTTTAAGTGGAAAATGCCCCAACAGAACTCTCATACTTGTTAGATATCACACGCAAAACTATACAAGAACATGGGAACTACTCGCAAGTGGTTCAGAACAATCCGAAGAAAGTTAGTCGGATCATCCAACAGAGATATCGTCGTCGTCCACACCAACACCACCCCGAGCACTCACGATGAATCAGCCCGGTACGAAAAAATCGACGGCATTGCTTCGTCATCATCGTCGTTCGTTGCTTCGTCACCTTCGGCATTCGAAAGGAGAATTTTCACCAAGGAAGACATTGCAGC
Above is a window of Malus sylvestris chromosome 15, drMalSylv7.2, whole genome shotgun sequence DNA encoding:
- the LOC126605736 gene encoding thiosulfate sulfurtransferase 16, chloroplastic-like; its protein translation is MMAVSSMSSSSCFTSSAAIRYPSLLSHKNLIHKSSFSLNGKRLGTGFQNNFNFCVKVSQKRNLEAVGVPTSVPVRVAHELLQAGHKYLDVRTPGEFSAGHAPGAVNIPYLYKVGSGMSKNPEFLKEVSSRFRKHDEIIVGCQLGKRSMMAATDLVAAGFTGITDIAGGYAVWTQTGLPTEI
- the LOC126604556 gene encoding protein IQ-DOMAIN 20-like — encoded protein: MGTTRKWFRTIRRKLVGSSNRDIVVVHTNTTPSTHDESARYEKIDGIASSSSSFVASSPSAFERRIFTKEDIAAIRLQAFFRGHLARQAFRALRSLVKLQALVRGVCVRKQARIALYCMHSMVRLQVKVRARQLLSGVY